From Calothrix sp. PCC 6303, a single genomic window includes:
- a CDS encoding glycosyltransferase family 2 protein, which produces MISIYILTYNEELDISACIESAMISDDVIVVDSCSSDRTVEVAKRYPVRVVEHAFESHGLQRTWMLENITPKYDWVYILEADERMTPELFAECLQAKKNPEYIGYYVAERVMFLGKWIRHSTQYPRYQMRLFQHGKVWFSDYGHTEREECDGATSFLKETYPHYTCGKGLSRWIDKHNRYSSDEAQETIKQLKNGKVDWVNLFFGKSEVERRRALKDLSLRLPGRPFIRFIYMYFILGGFLDGGSGFAWCTLQAFYEYLILLKAWEIRNLPVPNLDDKPLTGVSQSK; this is translated from the coding sequence ATGATTTCGATTTACATATTAACTTATAACGAAGAGCTAGATATCTCTGCCTGCATAGAGTCGGCGATGATTTCCGATGACGTAATTGTGGTGGATTCTTGCAGTAGCGATCGCACTGTGGAAGTAGCCAAGCGTTATCCGGTGCGTGTTGTCGAACATGCCTTTGAAAGTCATGGTTTGCAACGTACTTGGATGCTAGAAAATATTACCCCCAAATACGATTGGGTATATATCCTCGAAGCCGATGAGCGGATGACACCTGAACTATTTGCTGAATGTCTTCAAGCTAAAAAAAATCCTGAATATATCGGTTATTACGTAGCCGAAAGAGTAATGTTTTTGGGTAAATGGATCCGCCATAGCACCCAATATCCTCGTTACCAAATGCGTCTATTTCAACATGGCAAAGTTTGGTTTAGTGACTATGGACACACCGAACGTGAAGAATGTGATGGTGCCACCAGCTTTTTGAAAGAAACATATCCCCACTACACCTGCGGTAAAGGCTTGAGTCGTTGGATTGACAAGCACAATCGTTACTCTAGCGATGAAGCGCAAGAAACCATCAAACAACTCAAAAACGGTAAAGTTGATTGGGTGAATTTATTTTTTGGCAAATCAGAAGTCGAACGTCGTCGCGCTCTCAAAGATTTGTCTTTGCGCTTACCAGGTAGACCTTTTATCCGCTTTATCTACATGTATTTTATCCTGGGTGGGTTTCTCGATGGCGGTTCAGGATTTGCTTGGTGTACCTTACAAGCATTTTATGAATATTTGATTTTATTAAAGGCTTGGGAGATTCGGAATCTACCCGTACCAAATTTAGATGATAAACCTCTGACGGGAGTGAGTCAGAGTAAATAG
- a CDS encoding HpsJ family protein: MVNQLNGINTSRTLKVAGIILMLSFMLDFVILLFPFQPTDKGWQISLATALVDRGIVPMVGLGLLFAGYWVDATNDGGVSGGFDLRLPSLIFSSVLGLIFLLIFPLHLNNIRQASNQAVAEITRRADQDEAVVTARLNQGLAVLGTEQGKAAFDKQKAELKTRITELIKDEQKYKLAIESPQVDPSEKEILKKLKANPQEVDKLIDQQVDFQSQADEQKRQIRERKEAGEKQARDGAWKSGLRIGISSLLLSIGYVIIGWTGLRGMGATKGGSGRKVAAR; the protein is encoded by the coding sequence ATGGTAAATCAATTAAACGGCATTAATACTTCTCGCACTCTAAAAGTGGCAGGGATAATCCTGATGCTATCTTTTATGCTGGATTTTGTAATTCTCCTGTTTCCTTTTCAACCAACAGATAAAGGTTGGCAAATTTCCTTAGCAACCGCCCTTGTCGATCGGGGTATCGTTCCCATGGTTGGTTTGGGACTTTTATTTGCTGGATATTGGGTTGATGCAACAAATGACGGTGGTGTTTCTGGCGGCTTTGACTTACGTCTTCCGTCCTTAATTTTTTCAAGTGTTTTGGGGCTGATATTTTTGCTCATTTTCCCATTGCACTTGAATAATATTCGTCAAGCCAGTAACCAAGCAGTAGCCGAAATAACTCGAAGAGCAGATCAAGATGAAGCCGTGGTGACAGCTAGACTTAACCAAGGACTAGCTGTTTTGGGTACAGAACAGGGAAAAGCTGCATTTGACAAGCAAAAAGCTGAGTTGAAAACTAGAATTACTGAGCTAATCAAAGATGAGCAAAAATATAAATTAGCAATTGAAAGTCCTCAAGTCGATCCATCTGAGAAAGAAATTCTCAAAAAGTTAAAAGCCAATCCTCAAGAAGTAGACAAATTAATCGACCAGCAAGTAGACTTTCAATCCCAAGCAGATGAACAAAAACGTCAGATTCGGGAACGAAAAGAAGCAGGCGAAAAACAAGCGCGGGATGGTGCTTGGAAATCTGGTCTGAGAATCGGTATCAGTAGCTTGTTGCTATCTATTGGTTACGTCATTATCGGCTGGACAGGATTAAGGGGTATGGGTGCAACAAAAGGTGGTAGTGGACGTAAAGTTGCTGCACGTTAG